accaggagcaaccaagaccccaaaccacgtcaagtcctcaggttgggtcactacacactcggtgtgtcATCAATCTCATGatctaacacgtggcattccacgtacccgggtccaagctcggactaccgtcctgaccaataCTCTGCCCTACCaataggtaccgggccgctgtctctcacagctgactgtgcCTGCCCAATAGGCCCAGGccccacagtccacaaatggtccaggcacgggtcgtccccaagcactaccctccaacgtcgtcctacacgacatgctctacagagctacaccCTCTATCAgctcctaggcacctagtgcgagccaccagccccacgagtgatccatggcccgcttcacacttagccctgctaaagtgctactgctaATACACTCaaccggctgaatcgaaaccgcatTCCACGAGTAACTACGCTTGAGCGTTCTACGCCCCTCCACAGCGTCTCACACGAAGTCTAGCATCAGGCAACTTGCCTATACCCGCCGACTACACGAGCACGACTCGCttacctcaattcgaggtacaactaggcccacaggccaaactcGGCGCTAATCAACCAATTTCGCAACAGTGGTTCATCCTCACTATTCGATCTACTGAATCCGTATCTGAAATACTCTTGGAATATTCGGGTATCCCCAAACACCAAGACTCAACTCTCACAATCCCTTATCATTGCTTCGAGAGTCATTTACTAGGTCACGTTTGCCACGAGTCCCATTTCTTATCCAAGAATCATCACCAGCCATTCGCTAGTGTCACTTGGCtttctacctgctccagcaggcgctatACTCTCACAATGCAAGCATGCTCGGGTGTCCACCTACCCGaccactcggtccctactatgcaatgtaataATAGTAACAACTGACCAATGATGAATGTATGCCATGCACCAACTTGAGATCATGCAAAAGTATATGATTACTcgattaactcatacctgccatgacgtcgTCAGCGACGGCAGGCCCCGCAACTCGGGTcgcttatccatggccacttggggCTCGCCGCGAACCCTCTGGTTGCATCGTCCTCAACGGCTGCTCCCCCGACCAtaccgcaggtggcacacctgcaggttGTCCCGGAGAGGAATAGGCCGTCGTCAGCGTCAAGGCCCGACTATCACCTTGCGAACACTCGTCCCGCATatggcccggcagcccacacttgaagcacttgccctctcgctGCTCACACTGCTGTGGGAAATGAGGGCCCCCACAAACTGCACATCTCACCGAGGACTGAATGTGATACGTTCCCGGAGCTCGAGATCGAGAGCGCGAACTCACTGAGGTCtgttgggaacttgactgaccatcatGTTCACTCGTTGGTCgtcctttccccttttccttGTGATAGGCCTCGCGCCTCTCCCGCAGAGATGCctcgccttgttctatccacaaggcccgatctaGGACTTCCacaaaagtctgcaacttaagCATCAGCACAGGATTATAAAGATCCggccgaagtccacgcacaaagcagtcggCCTTATCCTTATCATCCCGTACTACGTCTGAGACACAATGCACGAGACGAGAAAATTTTCGCTTGTATTGCCTGACTGAGCGACCTCCTTGCCGGAGCTTCCGGAACCTTTTCTGAAGCTTCCGTTTCTCACTATCGGGAAAGTAAGCAGAGAACAACAATCCCCGAAATTC
This genomic interval from Ananas comosus cultivar F153 linkage group 8, ASM154086v1, whole genome shotgun sequence contains the following:
- the LOC109714601 gene encoding uncharacterized protein LOC109714601, which gives rise to MTFKKFDPPTFDGEDVDPWVIEMWIDSIETLFENLYTLERDKANLAVHYLKQSAKVWWKGDKRDRSLSLPPMAGEEFRGLLFSAYFPDSEKRKLQKRFRKLRQGGRSVRQYKRKFSRLVHCVSDVVRDDKDKADCFVRGLRPDLYNPVLMLKLQTFVEVLDRALWIEQGEASLRERREAYHKEKGKGRPTSEHDGQSSSQQTSVSSRSRSRAPGTYHIQSSVRCAVCGGPHFPQQCEQREGKCFKCGLPGHMRDECSQGDSRALTLTTAYSSPGQPAGVPPAVWSGEQPLRTMQPEGSRRAPSGHG